In the Pleuronectes platessa chromosome 8, fPlePla1.1, whole genome shotgun sequence genome, one interval contains:
- the nxt2 gene encoding NTF2-related export protein 2 produces the protein MAITLDFRTHVDQSCRYSEEFVNIYYDCMDKKRRNLTRLYLDKATLVWNGNAVSGLDALGDFFESLPSSEFQVHTLDCQPVHEQATQGQTTLLVVTGGTVKFDGNKQRFFNQNFLLTAQPSTNNDTPVWKIASDCFRFQDWNN, from the exons ATGGCGATCACACTG GACTTCAGGACCCACGTGGACCAGTCCTGCAGATACTCAGAGGAGTTTGTCAACATTTACTACGACTGCATGGACAAGAAAAGGAGG AACTTGACCCGACTCTACCTGGACAAGGCGACGTTGGTGTGGAACGGCAACGCGGTGTCAGGACTCGATGCTCTGGGCGACTTCTTTGAGTCGCTGCCATCAAGCGAGTTCCAAGTGCACACACTGGACTGTCAGCCAGTTCACG AACAAGCgactcaaggccagacgaccctGCTCGTGGTCACTGGGGGGACTGTCAAGTTTGACGGGAACAAACAGCGTTTCTTCAACCAGAACTTTCTGCTGACAGCTCAGCCTTCGACCAACAATGACACGCCTGTTTGGAAAATCGCTAGTGACTGTTTCCGATTTCAGGACTGGAACAACTGA